In a single window of the Mustela nigripes isolate SB6536 chromosome 17, MUSNIG.SB6536, whole genome shotgun sequence genome:
- the VSIG10L gene encoding V-set and immunoglobulin domain-containing protein 10-like isoform X3, with product MSLLPRFCWETQLSLSSRRGGECLGQMGPADEDQWGRVAGSATRLRVGDPGTSHWVWLPSPPRKLPVLSDSSTREAQVQAPESRCSVLTGAASTMDTSRALLLFLLLASGGGVLNSRASSGVQQPSFSMDSESSSQIPGSKVSIQPPSWKFPDHSPGPKTTAAVPHSKWFPEASNLSDVPLSIWSDVSAEGQKLSLDPAFSEIPGSEVFSVLGSQVPAKDSEPSSVKTPTSNISAQGPDPGASIETPGSESSPEGQDLEISAQNPESKVTTVAHPVESFPQQVGRPLSVLVGTAIQLPLVPVPSPGPPAPLVVWRRGSKVLAAGGLGPGAPLISLDPAHRDRLRFDQAQGSLELASAQLEDAGVYTAEVIRAGVSRQIREFTVGVYEQLPQLSVQPETPETEEGAAELRLRCLGWRPGRGELSWSRDGRTLEATADPEGAEPPRIRTEGDQLLITRPVRGDQARYTCRIRSPFGHTEAAADVSVFYGPDAPVIKVSSDRDAAPALYVTAGSNVTLRCTAASRPPADITWSLADPAEAAVPSGPRLLLPAVGPGHAGTYACLASNPRTGHRRRSLLNLTVADLPPGSPQCSVEGGPGDRSLRFRCSWPGGVPAASLQFQGLPEGVRAEPVPSVLLAAVPAHPRLSGVPVTCVARHLVTTRTCTVTPEAPREVLLHPTVEETPSGEAEVALEATGCPPPSRASWTREGRPVAPGGGGRLRLSQDGHRLLISNFSLDWDLGNYSVLCSGALGAGGNQITLIGPTLGSGAIAGIVLGSLLGLALLAALLYLCICCLCRLRGDSLKKKKHPPSLTPVVPPLEKKMQSVTPVQTSQPLPLKVPLEDPSPNGAHQAAGLCPVISPGGGPRTVRAATQV from the exons aTGAGTTTGCTACCACGTTTCTGCTGGGAGACCCAGCTCTCCCTGTCTTCACGCAGGGGTGGGGAGTGCCTGGGTCAGATGGGGCCAGCTGATGAGGACCAGTGGGGCAGGGTGGCTGGCTCTGCCACGAGATTGAGGGTGGGGGATCCTGGCACGTCCCACTGGGTCTGGCTTCCTTCCCCGCCCAGGAAGCTACCAGTCCTGTCGGACTCGTCGACCAGGGAGGCACAGGTGCAGGCCCCGGAGTCTCGCTGCAGTGTCCTCACGGGTGCGGCCAGCACCATGGACACCTCACGggctctgctgctcttcctgctcctgG CCTCCGGAGGAGGGGTTCTCAACTCCCGAGCCTCTTCTGGAGTTCAGCAACCCAGTTTCTCCATGGACTCAGAAAGCTCTTCCCAGATCCCAGGTTCAAAAGTCTCCATCCAACCCCCCAGCTGGAAATTTCCAGATCATTCTCCAGGTCCAAAAACCACTGCTGCTGTTCCTCATTCCAAATGGTTTCCTGAGGCCTCGAATTTGAGTGATGTGCCTCTCTCCATCTGGTCAGATGTTTCTGCTGAGGGCCAAAAGTTGAGCCTGGATCCTGCCTTCTCTGAAATCCCGGGTTCTGAAGTATTTTCTGTCTTGGGTTCTCAAGTTCCTGCCAAAGACTCAGAGCCCTCCTCTGTTAAGACCCCAACTTCGAACATTTCAGCCCAAGGCCCAGATCCTGGAGCATCCATTGAGACCCCAGGTTCAGAATCTTCCCCTGAGGGTCAAGATCTTGAAATCTCTGCCCAGAACCCTGAATCCAAAGTAACTACAGTAGCCCACCCTGTGGAAAGCTTCCCCCAGCAAGTGGGGAGGCCTCTCTCGGTGCTAGTGGGGACCGCCATCCAGCTCCCTCTAGTTCCAGTTCCCAGCCCCGGCCCTCCTGCTCCTCTGGTTGTCTGGCGTCGAGGCTCTAAGGTGCTGGCAGCCGGAGGCCTGGGGCCAGGGGCCCCCCTGATCAGCTTGGACCCTGCTCACCGAGACCGCTTAAGATTTGACCAGGCCCAGGGGAGCCTGGAACTTGCCTCTGCCCAGCTAGAGGATGCTGGGGTATACACTGCTGAGGTTATCCGGGCTGGGGTCTCCCGGCAGATTCGGGAGTTCACCGTGGGTGTGTATG AGCAGCTGCCCCAGCTGTCAGTGCAGCCTGAGACCCCTGAGACAGAGGAGGGGGCGGCCGAGCTGCGGCTGCGTTGCCTAGGGTGGAGGCCGGGTCGTGGGGAGCTGAGCTGGAGCCGGGACGGACGCACCCTGGAGGCAACGGCGGACCCTGAGGGAGCAGAGCCACCCCGGATCCGCACAGAGGGCGACCAGCTGCTCATCACGCGCCCTGTGCGCGGCGACCAGGCCCGGTACACTTGTCGCATCCGCAGCCCCTTCGGCCACACGGAGGCTGCGGCCGACGTCAGTGTCTTCT ACGGCCCGGATGCGCCGGTCATCAAGGTGTCCTCGGATCGCGACGCCGCCCCCGCCCTATATGTCACCGCCGGCAGCAACGTGACCCTGCGCTGCACCGCCGCCTCGCGGCCGCCCGCCGACATCACGTGGAGCCTGGCAGACCCGGCCGAGGCCGCGGTGCCCTCAGGCCCGCGTCTCCTGCTGCCGGCGGTCGGGCCGGGCCACGCCGGCACCTACGCCTGCCTCGCCTCGAACCCGCGCACCGGCCACCGCCGCCGTTCCCTGCTCAACCTCACCGTGGCGG ACCTGCCTCCCGGGTCCCCACAGTGCTCAGTCGAAGGTGGTCCGGGGGACCGCAGCCTCCGCTTCCGCTGCTCGTGGCCGGGCGGGGTCCCCGCCGCCTCCCTGCAGTTCCAGGGTCTCCCTGAAGGCGTCCGCGCAGAGCCGGTGCCCTCCGTGCTCCTGGCGGCTGTCCCCGCCCACCCCCGGCTCAGCGGTGTTCCCGTCACCTGCGTCGCTCGTCACCTGGTGACCACACGCACCTGCACTGTCACCCCGG AGGCCCCTCGGGAGGTGCTGCTGCATCCCACAGTGGAGGAAACACCATCTGGGGAGGCAGAAGTGGCGCTGGAGGCCACTGGCTGCCCTCCACCATCCAGAGCATCTTGGACCCGGGAAGGGCGGCCCGTGGCCCCTGGAGGTGGGGGTCGCCTCCGGCTCAGCCAAGATGGGCACAGGCTCCTCATTAGCAACTTCAGTTTGGACTGGGACCTGGGAAATTACTCCGTGCTGTGCAGCGGGGCGCTGGGTGCTGGGGGCAACCAGATTACTCTCATTG GTCCCACCCTGGGCTCCGGGGCCATTGCTGGCATCGTCCTGGGCTCCCTTCTGGGCCTGGCGCTCCTGGCAGCACTTCTCTACCTGTGCATATGCTGCCTGTGCAGGCTCAGGG GAGActctctcaagaaaaagaagcatCCGCCCTCCTTGACCCCTGTGGTTCCCCCACTGGAAAAAAAGATGCAGAGCGTAACTCCAGTGCAGACCTCACAGCCTCTGCCCCTCAAAGTCCCGCTGGAGGACCCTAGCCCAAACGGAGCCCACCAA gcTGCTGGTCTCTGTCCAGTCATCTCTCCGGGTGGGGGCCCGAGGACTGTTCGGGCAGCCACGCAGGTGTGA
- the VSIG10L gene encoding V-set and immunoglobulin domain-containing protein 10-like isoform X1, giving the protein MSLLPRFCWETQLSLSSRRGGECLGQMGPADEDQWGRVAGSATRLRVGDPGTSHWVWLPSPPRKLPVLSDSSTREAQVQAPESRCSVLTGAASTMDTSRALLLFLLLASGGGVLNSRASSGVQQPSFSMDSESSSQIPGSKVSIQPPSWKFPDHSPGPKTTAAVPHSKWFPEASNLSDVPLSIWSDVSAEGQKLSLDPAFSEIPGSEVFSVLGSQVPAKDSEPSSVKTPTSNISAQGPDPGASIETPGSESSPEGQDLEISAQNPESKVTTVAHPVESFPQQVGRPLSVLVGTAIQLPLVPVPSPGPPAPLVVWRRGSKVLAAGGLGPGAPLISLDPAHRDRLRFDQAQGSLELASAQLEDAGVYTAEVIRAGVSRQIREFTVGVYEQLPQLSVQPETPETEEGAAELRLRCLGWRPGRGELSWSRDGRTLEATADPEGAEPPRIRTEGDQLLITRPVRGDQARYTCRIRSPFGHTEAAADVSVFYGPDAPVIKVSSDRDAAPALYVTAGSNVTLRCTAASRPPADITWSLADPAEAAVPSGPRLLLPAVGPGHAGTYACLASNPRTGHRRRSLLNLTVADLPPGSPQCSVEGGPGDRSLRFRCSWPGGVPAASLQFQGLPEGVRAEPVPSVLLAAVPAHPRLSGVPVTCVARHLVTTRTCTVTPEAPREVLLHPTVEETPSGEAEVALEATGCPPPSRASWTREGRPVAPGGGGRLRLSQDGHRLLISNFSLDWDLGNYSVLCSGALGAGGNQITLIGPSISSWRLQRAQNAAVLTWDVERGALISGFEIQARQEGPDLGRATTYKDWISLLFLGPQERSAVVPLPRRNPGTWAFRILPTLGGQPGTPSQSRVYQPSPTLGSGAIAGIVLGSLLGLALLAALLYLCICCLCRLRGDSLKKKKHPPSLTPVVPPLEKKMQSVTPVQTSQPLPLKVPLEDPSPNGAHQAAGLCPVISPGGGPRTVRAATQV; this is encoded by the exons aTGAGTTTGCTACCACGTTTCTGCTGGGAGACCCAGCTCTCCCTGTCTTCACGCAGGGGTGGGGAGTGCCTGGGTCAGATGGGGCCAGCTGATGAGGACCAGTGGGGCAGGGTGGCTGGCTCTGCCACGAGATTGAGGGTGGGGGATCCTGGCACGTCCCACTGGGTCTGGCTTCCTTCCCCGCCCAGGAAGCTACCAGTCCTGTCGGACTCGTCGACCAGGGAGGCACAGGTGCAGGCCCCGGAGTCTCGCTGCAGTGTCCTCACGGGTGCGGCCAGCACCATGGACACCTCACGggctctgctgctcttcctgctcctgG CCTCCGGAGGAGGGGTTCTCAACTCCCGAGCCTCTTCTGGAGTTCAGCAACCCAGTTTCTCCATGGACTCAGAAAGCTCTTCCCAGATCCCAGGTTCAAAAGTCTCCATCCAACCCCCCAGCTGGAAATTTCCAGATCATTCTCCAGGTCCAAAAACCACTGCTGCTGTTCCTCATTCCAAATGGTTTCCTGAGGCCTCGAATTTGAGTGATGTGCCTCTCTCCATCTGGTCAGATGTTTCTGCTGAGGGCCAAAAGTTGAGCCTGGATCCTGCCTTCTCTGAAATCCCGGGTTCTGAAGTATTTTCTGTCTTGGGTTCTCAAGTTCCTGCCAAAGACTCAGAGCCCTCCTCTGTTAAGACCCCAACTTCGAACATTTCAGCCCAAGGCCCAGATCCTGGAGCATCCATTGAGACCCCAGGTTCAGAATCTTCCCCTGAGGGTCAAGATCTTGAAATCTCTGCCCAGAACCCTGAATCCAAAGTAACTACAGTAGCCCACCCTGTGGAAAGCTTCCCCCAGCAAGTGGGGAGGCCTCTCTCGGTGCTAGTGGGGACCGCCATCCAGCTCCCTCTAGTTCCAGTTCCCAGCCCCGGCCCTCCTGCTCCTCTGGTTGTCTGGCGTCGAGGCTCTAAGGTGCTGGCAGCCGGAGGCCTGGGGCCAGGGGCCCCCCTGATCAGCTTGGACCCTGCTCACCGAGACCGCTTAAGATTTGACCAGGCCCAGGGGAGCCTGGAACTTGCCTCTGCCCAGCTAGAGGATGCTGGGGTATACACTGCTGAGGTTATCCGGGCTGGGGTCTCCCGGCAGATTCGGGAGTTCACCGTGGGTGTGTATG AGCAGCTGCCCCAGCTGTCAGTGCAGCCTGAGACCCCTGAGACAGAGGAGGGGGCGGCCGAGCTGCGGCTGCGTTGCCTAGGGTGGAGGCCGGGTCGTGGGGAGCTGAGCTGGAGCCGGGACGGACGCACCCTGGAGGCAACGGCGGACCCTGAGGGAGCAGAGCCACCCCGGATCCGCACAGAGGGCGACCAGCTGCTCATCACGCGCCCTGTGCGCGGCGACCAGGCCCGGTACACTTGTCGCATCCGCAGCCCCTTCGGCCACACGGAGGCTGCGGCCGACGTCAGTGTCTTCT ACGGCCCGGATGCGCCGGTCATCAAGGTGTCCTCGGATCGCGACGCCGCCCCCGCCCTATATGTCACCGCCGGCAGCAACGTGACCCTGCGCTGCACCGCCGCCTCGCGGCCGCCCGCCGACATCACGTGGAGCCTGGCAGACCCGGCCGAGGCCGCGGTGCCCTCAGGCCCGCGTCTCCTGCTGCCGGCGGTCGGGCCGGGCCACGCCGGCACCTACGCCTGCCTCGCCTCGAACCCGCGCACCGGCCACCGCCGCCGTTCCCTGCTCAACCTCACCGTGGCGG ACCTGCCTCCCGGGTCCCCACAGTGCTCAGTCGAAGGTGGTCCGGGGGACCGCAGCCTCCGCTTCCGCTGCTCGTGGCCGGGCGGGGTCCCCGCCGCCTCCCTGCAGTTCCAGGGTCTCCCTGAAGGCGTCCGCGCAGAGCCGGTGCCCTCCGTGCTCCTGGCGGCTGTCCCCGCCCACCCCCGGCTCAGCGGTGTTCCCGTCACCTGCGTCGCTCGTCACCTGGTGACCACACGCACCTGCACTGTCACCCCGG AGGCCCCTCGGGAGGTGCTGCTGCATCCCACAGTGGAGGAAACACCATCTGGGGAGGCAGAAGTGGCGCTGGAGGCCACTGGCTGCCCTCCACCATCCAGAGCATCTTGGACCCGGGAAGGGCGGCCCGTGGCCCCTGGAGGTGGGGGTCGCCTCCGGCTCAGCCAAGATGGGCACAGGCTCCTCATTAGCAACTTCAGTTTGGACTGGGACCTGGGAAATTACTCCGTGCTGTGCAGCGGGGCGCTGGGTGCTGGGGGCAACCAGATTACTCTCATTG GACCTTCCATCTCCTCATGGAGGCTGCAGAGAGCCCAGAATGCAGCAGTGCTGACCTGGGATGTGGAACGTGGGGCCCTGATCAGTGGTTTTGAGATCCAGGCACGACAAGAGGGCCCCGACCTGGGTAGAGCCACTACCTACAAAGACTGGATCTCCCTGCTCTTTCTGGGGCCTCAGGAGCGGTCAGCCGTGGTGCCTCTTCCTCGCCGGAACCCTGGGACCTGGGCCTTCCGTATCCTCCCCACCCTGGGCGGCCAGCCAGGGACCCCATCACAAAGTCGAGTCTACCAGCCCA GTCCCACCCTGGGCTCCGGGGCCATTGCTGGCATCGTCCTGGGCTCCCTTCTGGGCCTGGCGCTCCTGGCAGCACTTCTCTACCTGTGCATATGCTGCCTGTGCAGGCTCAGGG GAGActctctcaagaaaaagaagcatCCGCCCTCCTTGACCCCTGTGGTTCCCCCACTGGAAAAAAAGATGCAGAGCGTAACTCCAGTGCAGACCTCACAGCCTCTGCCCCTCAAAGTCCCGCTGGAGGACCCTAGCCCAAACGGAGCCCACCAA gcTGCTGGTCTCTGTCCAGTCATCTCTCCGGGTGGGGGCCCGAGGACTGTTCGGGCAGCCACGCAGGTGTGA
- the VSIG10L gene encoding V-set and immunoglobulin domain-containing protein 10-like isoform X2, which produces MSLLPRFCWETQLSLSSRRGGECLGQMGPADEDQWGRVAGSATRLRVGDPGTSHWVWLPSPPRKLPVLSDSSTREAQVQAPESRCSVLTGAASTMDTSRALLLFLLLASGGGVLNSRASSGVQQPSFSMDSESSSQIPGSKVSIQPPSWKFPDHSPGPKTTAAVPHSKWFPEASNLSDVPLSIWSDVSAEGQKLSLDPAFSEIPGSEVFSVLGSQVPAKDSEPSSVKTPTSNISAQGPDPGASIETPGSESSPEGQDLEISAQNPESKVTTVAHPVESFPQQVGRPLSVLVGTAIQLPLVPVPSPGPPAPLVVWRRGSKVLAAGGLGPGAPLISLDPAHRDRLRFDQAQGSLELASAQLEDAGVYTAEVIRAGVSRQIREFTVGVYEQLPQLSVQPETPETEEGAAELRLRCLGWRPGRGELSWSRDGRTLEATADPEGAEPPRIRTEGDQLLITRPVRGDQARYTCRIRSPFGHTEAAADVSVFYGPDAPVIKVSSDRDAAPALYVTAGSNVTLRCTAASRPPADITWSLADPAEAAVPSGPRLLLPAVGPGHAGTYACLASNPRTGHRRRSLLNLTVADLPPGSPQCSVEGGPGDRSLRFRCSWPGGVPAASLQFQGLPEGVRAEPVPSVLLAAVPAHPRLSGVPVTCVARHLVTTRTCTVTPEAPREVLLHPTVEETPSGEAEVALEATGCPPPSRASWTREGRPVAPGGGGRLRLSQDGHRLLISNFSLDWDLGNYSVLCSGALGAGGNQITLIGAVSRGASSSPEPWDLGLPYPPHPGRPARDPITKSSLPAQSHPGLRGHCWHRPGLPSGPGAPGSTSLPVHMLPVQAQGRLSQEKEASALLDPCGSPTGKKDAERNSSADLTASAPQSPAGGP; this is translated from the exons aTGAGTTTGCTACCACGTTTCTGCTGGGAGACCCAGCTCTCCCTGTCTTCACGCAGGGGTGGGGAGTGCCTGGGTCAGATGGGGCCAGCTGATGAGGACCAGTGGGGCAGGGTGGCTGGCTCTGCCACGAGATTGAGGGTGGGGGATCCTGGCACGTCCCACTGGGTCTGGCTTCCTTCCCCGCCCAGGAAGCTACCAGTCCTGTCGGACTCGTCGACCAGGGAGGCACAGGTGCAGGCCCCGGAGTCTCGCTGCAGTGTCCTCACGGGTGCGGCCAGCACCATGGACACCTCACGggctctgctgctcttcctgctcctgG CCTCCGGAGGAGGGGTTCTCAACTCCCGAGCCTCTTCTGGAGTTCAGCAACCCAGTTTCTCCATGGACTCAGAAAGCTCTTCCCAGATCCCAGGTTCAAAAGTCTCCATCCAACCCCCCAGCTGGAAATTTCCAGATCATTCTCCAGGTCCAAAAACCACTGCTGCTGTTCCTCATTCCAAATGGTTTCCTGAGGCCTCGAATTTGAGTGATGTGCCTCTCTCCATCTGGTCAGATGTTTCTGCTGAGGGCCAAAAGTTGAGCCTGGATCCTGCCTTCTCTGAAATCCCGGGTTCTGAAGTATTTTCTGTCTTGGGTTCTCAAGTTCCTGCCAAAGACTCAGAGCCCTCCTCTGTTAAGACCCCAACTTCGAACATTTCAGCCCAAGGCCCAGATCCTGGAGCATCCATTGAGACCCCAGGTTCAGAATCTTCCCCTGAGGGTCAAGATCTTGAAATCTCTGCCCAGAACCCTGAATCCAAAGTAACTACAGTAGCCCACCCTGTGGAAAGCTTCCCCCAGCAAGTGGGGAGGCCTCTCTCGGTGCTAGTGGGGACCGCCATCCAGCTCCCTCTAGTTCCAGTTCCCAGCCCCGGCCCTCCTGCTCCTCTGGTTGTCTGGCGTCGAGGCTCTAAGGTGCTGGCAGCCGGAGGCCTGGGGCCAGGGGCCCCCCTGATCAGCTTGGACCCTGCTCACCGAGACCGCTTAAGATTTGACCAGGCCCAGGGGAGCCTGGAACTTGCCTCTGCCCAGCTAGAGGATGCTGGGGTATACACTGCTGAGGTTATCCGGGCTGGGGTCTCCCGGCAGATTCGGGAGTTCACCGTGGGTGTGTATG AGCAGCTGCCCCAGCTGTCAGTGCAGCCTGAGACCCCTGAGACAGAGGAGGGGGCGGCCGAGCTGCGGCTGCGTTGCCTAGGGTGGAGGCCGGGTCGTGGGGAGCTGAGCTGGAGCCGGGACGGACGCACCCTGGAGGCAACGGCGGACCCTGAGGGAGCAGAGCCACCCCGGATCCGCACAGAGGGCGACCAGCTGCTCATCACGCGCCCTGTGCGCGGCGACCAGGCCCGGTACACTTGTCGCATCCGCAGCCCCTTCGGCCACACGGAGGCTGCGGCCGACGTCAGTGTCTTCT ACGGCCCGGATGCGCCGGTCATCAAGGTGTCCTCGGATCGCGACGCCGCCCCCGCCCTATATGTCACCGCCGGCAGCAACGTGACCCTGCGCTGCACCGCCGCCTCGCGGCCGCCCGCCGACATCACGTGGAGCCTGGCAGACCCGGCCGAGGCCGCGGTGCCCTCAGGCCCGCGTCTCCTGCTGCCGGCGGTCGGGCCGGGCCACGCCGGCACCTACGCCTGCCTCGCCTCGAACCCGCGCACCGGCCACCGCCGCCGTTCCCTGCTCAACCTCACCGTGGCGG ACCTGCCTCCCGGGTCCCCACAGTGCTCAGTCGAAGGTGGTCCGGGGGACCGCAGCCTCCGCTTCCGCTGCTCGTGGCCGGGCGGGGTCCCCGCCGCCTCCCTGCAGTTCCAGGGTCTCCCTGAAGGCGTCCGCGCAGAGCCGGTGCCCTCCGTGCTCCTGGCGGCTGTCCCCGCCCACCCCCGGCTCAGCGGTGTTCCCGTCACCTGCGTCGCTCGTCACCTGGTGACCACACGCACCTGCACTGTCACCCCGG AGGCCCCTCGGGAGGTGCTGCTGCATCCCACAGTGGAGGAAACACCATCTGGGGAGGCAGAAGTGGCGCTGGAGGCCACTGGCTGCCCTCCACCATCCAGAGCATCTTGGACCCGGGAAGGGCGGCCCGTGGCCCCTGGAGGTGGGGGTCGCCTCCGGCTCAGCCAAGATGGGCACAGGCTCCTCATTAGCAACTTCAGTTTGGACTGGGACCTGGGAAATTACTCCGTGCTGTGCAGCGGGGCGCTGGGTGCTGGGGGCAACCAGATTACTCTCATTG GAGCGGTCAGCCGTGGTGCCTCTTCCTCGCCGGAACCCTGGGACCTGGGCCTTCCGTATCCTCCCCACCCTGGGCGGCCAGCCAGGGACCCCATCACAAAGTCGAGTCTACCAGCCCA GTCCCACCCTGGGCTCCGGGGCCATTGCTGGCATCGTCCTGGGCTCCCTTCTGGGCCTGGCGCTCCTGGCAGCACTTCTCTACCTGTGCATATGCTGCCTGTGCAGGCTCAGGG GAGActctctcaagaaaaagaagcatCCGCCCTCCTTGACCCCTGTGGTTCCCCCACTGGAAAAAAAGATGCAGAGCGTAACTCCAGTGCAGACCTCACAGCCTCTGCCCCTCAAAGTCCCGCTGGAGGACCCTAG